A genome region from Nitrospinaceae bacterium includes the following:
- the fabF gene encoding beta-ketoacyl-ACP synthase II, which produces MCCKRIAITGVGLVTPLGIGVEKNWDALLCGASGVDEVTQFDTSRLPSRIAGEVKGFNPEEYPDHEDLNEMSRSIQFALVAASQAFTDAGLSSPKGDAAERFGVNVGVGLGLQSSTEALGRGGETVLSPNFMSNFLGNMASSRVGLHWNLRGPMRCTNTACASGTHAIGMALQDIQRGTADVMIAGGSEACIFELVMGGFSAMRVLSKHNEEPKRASRPFDSGRDGFVIGEGAGMLILEDLEKAKARGANIYAEIKGFGLSSNSYHFIHPDPDGEGPVRCMEMALHDANVLSEDVGYINAHGTATVQNDKIETLAIKRVFGEHAYGLAVSSTKSMTGHLLGASGAVETIYSALALRHQILPPTINYRNSEPECDLDYIPNIARKANVRYALKNSFGFGGQNASLLLARYDGNAE; this is translated from the coding sequence ATGTGCTGTAAGCGAATTGCCATCACAGGGGTCGGACTTGTCACTCCCCTGGGGATCGGGGTAGAGAAAAATTGGGACGCGCTTTTATGCGGGGCCTCCGGCGTCGATGAGGTCACCCAATTCGACACATCCAGACTTCCCTCTCGAATCGCCGGGGAAGTGAAAGGTTTCAATCCTGAAGAATATCCGGACCATGAAGATCTGAATGAAATGAGCCGCTCCATCCAGTTTGCTCTCGTGGCCGCCTCCCAAGCGTTTACGGATGCTGGGCTCTCCTCTCCCAAAGGCGATGCAGCGGAAAGATTCGGCGTAAACGTGGGGGTGGGATTGGGGCTTCAATCTTCAACCGAGGCCTTGGGCAGGGGAGGAGAAACTGTCTTGAGTCCGAATTTTATGTCGAATTTTCTTGGGAACATGGCTTCCTCCCGGGTGGGATTGCATTGGAACCTCAGGGGTCCGATGAGGTGTACGAATACGGCTTGCGCATCCGGGACCCACGCTATCGGCATGGCGCTACAGGATATTCAAAGAGGAACGGCGGATGTCATGATCGCTGGAGGATCTGAGGCGTGCATTTTCGAATTGGTAATGGGCGGATTTAGCGCCATGCGGGTCCTTTCCAAGCACAACGAGGAGCCAAAGAGAGCCAGTCGTCCCTTTGATTCCGGTCGTGACGGATTCGTCATCGGCGAGGGGGCTGGAATGCTTATCCTTGAGGATCTCGAAAAAGCCAAAGCACGGGGAGCGAATATCTATGCCGAAATTAAAGGATTCGGCCTGAGTTCAAACTCCTACCACTTCATTCACCCTGATCCCGACGGGGAAGGTCCTGTACGTTGCATGGAAATGGCGCTTCACGATGCCAATGTCCTTTCTGAAGATGTGGGCTACATCAACGCCCACGGGACAGCGACAGTGCAGAACGACAAGATAGAAACGCTCGCCATTAAACGCGTTTTTGGGGAACATGCATACGGTCTAGCCGTCAGCTCCACGAAATCCATGACGGGCCATCTTCTCGGAGCGTCCGGGGCGGTGGAAACCATCTATTCCGCACTTGCCCTGCGGCACCAAATTCTCCCGCCTACAATTAACTACCGAAATTCCGAGCCGGAGTGCGATCTTGACTACATCCCGAATATAGCGAGGAAGGCGAATGTGAGATACGCATTAAAAAACTCCTTTGGTTTTGGTGGACAAAACGCAAGCCTTCTGCTCGCTCGCTATGATGGAAATGCTGAATAG
- the fliG gene encoding flagellar motor switch protein FliG, which produces MVRASQTIERLNGSEKAAVLLLNLGEDMAGKVLGEMGQDEIQHLGNYMASIGTLSQDLARAVNEEFLRKTISGANKGLGVGNVASVRKLLESALGEDAAENLISNLSVPTEEAGIETLRLLDAKTIANFLKNEHPQTIALILAHLDAEKSAEVLSLMNEGIRGEVAYRMATLDRIPPSVINDLDTILGDELAASGSGQTQLVGGIHSVAEILNYVDKSNENLIVSKIDELNPELAEEIRNMMFTFDDLIFIDDRGIQQVLREVSNEDLTIALRGSGDEVKEKILENLSERAADMIREDLEAMGPVRLSDVEKAQQGITNTAKRLEDEGKIIIARGGGGGEVLV; this is translated from the coding sequence ATGGTGCGAGCATCACAAACAATTGAACGTCTAAATGGCTCGGAAAAAGCGGCCGTTTTGCTCCTGAACTTGGGCGAGGACATGGCTGGAAAGGTTCTTGGCGAGATGGGGCAGGATGAGATTCAGCACCTGGGCAACTACATGGCAAGCATTGGTACGCTCTCGCAAGACCTTGCTCGGGCGGTGAACGAGGAGTTTTTAAGAAAAACCATTAGCGGTGCGAACAAGGGATTAGGGGTTGGTAACGTCGCGAGCGTGCGTAAACTGCTGGAATCCGCACTCGGTGAGGATGCGGCTGAAAACCTCATCTCAAACCTCTCGGTGCCGACGGAGGAGGCGGGTATTGAAACCCTGCGTCTTCTGGATGCTAAAACCATCGCCAACTTCTTGAAAAACGAACATCCCCAGACCATCGCGCTTATTCTCGCGCACCTTGACGCCGAAAAATCCGCCGAGGTTCTCAGCCTGATGAACGAGGGGATTCGAGGCGAGGTCGCCTATCGAATGGCGACCCTGGACCGTATTCCTCCTTCTGTCATCAACGACCTCGATACTATTTTAGGCGATGAGTTGGCGGCCAGCGGCAGTGGCCAGACACAGTTGGTGGGTGGTATTCACTCGGTGGCCGAGATTCTCAATTATGTGGATAAGTCGAACGAAAATTTAATTGTCTCAAAGATAGATGAACTAAATCCCGAGTTGGCCGAAGAGATCAGGAATATGATGTTCACCTTCGATGACCTTATCTTCATCGATGATAGGGGCATTCAGCAGGTGCTCCGCGAGGTGAGCAACGAGGATCTCACGATTGCGCTACGCGGCTCGGGCGATGAGGTGAAGGAGAAGATTCTTGAGAACCTCTCCGAGCGTGCGGCTGACATGATCAGGGAAGACCTCGAAGCCATGGGTCCGGTGCGCCTCAGCGATGTTGAAAAAGCGCAGCAGGGCATTACCAATACCGCCAAGCGCCTTGAGGATGAAGGCAAAATTATCATCGCCCGCGGCGGCGGTGGAGGCGAGGTCCTCGTATAA
- a CDS encoding alpha/beta hydrolase, translating to MPANYDPNADYEIKIWEEDFRQVPTRMLLARICQPVGDGPFPVLLDLHGGAWAGKDRFANVAMAEAAARSGILTVSVDLRLSGEAPYPASVQDANYGIRWLKMKAPGWNGDPSTMGLLGSSSGGHVAELLGMRPQNQRYNALPLEGHKEIDAHINYVATRSPISDPLARYNNAVAKERQKMVDRHHVYFDPFSNIEEANPQMILDRKEPVDLLPLLLMQGGLDDNVLPAIQQKFAETYRAAGGECELEVFEGCHHLWVLEPGPDTDRAHEMLKAFIARQLHALQKSV from the coding sequence GTGCCAGCCAACTACGATCCAAATGCAGATTACGAGATCAAGATTTGGGAAGAGGACTTCAGACAGGTCCCCACTCGAATGCTGCTCGCCCGAATCTGTCAACCGGTCGGCGATGGGCCGTTTCCTGTGTTGCTCGACCTGCACGGAGGCGCCTGGGCGGGCAAGGACCGCTTCGCCAATGTGGCAATGGCCGAAGCCGCGGCGCGCAGCGGGATCCTGACGGTGTCCGTCGATCTTCGCCTGAGCGGCGAAGCGCCGTACCCGGCCTCGGTGCAAGACGCAAACTACGGCATTCGCTGGCTGAAGATGAAAGCGCCCGGCTGGAACGGCGATCCGTCTACGATGGGTTTGCTCGGCAGTTCCAGCGGCGGCCACGTGGCGGAGTTGCTCGGCATGCGGCCGCAGAACCAGCGCTACAACGCCTTGCCACTGGAAGGACACAAGGAAATTGATGCGCACATCAACTACGTCGCTACGCGCTCGCCCATCAGCGATCCGCTGGCACGCTACAACAACGCAGTTGCCAAGGAGCGCCAGAAGATGGTGGATCGCCACCACGTATATTTCGATCCCTTCAGCAACATCGAAGAAGCCAACCCACAAATGATCCTCGATCGCAAGGAGCCGGTTGACTTGTTGCCACTGTTGCTCATGCAAGGCGGACTCGATGACAACGTCCTGCCGGCAATTCAGCAGAAATTCGCCGAAACCTATCGCGCTGCTGGTGGCGAGTGTGAGCTTGAGGTTTTTGAGGGCTGCCACCACTTGTGGGTGCTCGAACCTGGGCCTGACACCGATCGCGCTCACGAAATGCTCAAGGCATTCATCGCGCGCCAGCTTCACGCTCTTCAGAAATCGGTCTGA
- a CDS encoding aldo/keto reductase codes for MQPAKAPIISAFGAQIPVVAYGTMLFPEPERAVDLIVHSLECGYRHIDTARKYGSEQWVGEGIRASGLPREDIWVTTKVTEENAKADDFARSVETSLKTLGLDYVDLLLIHWPQPKVPLEETLGALAKARREGLAKNIGVSNFTISLLDEAVNKCPEPLFTNQIEYHAYIRQDKVIAASRKHGMLITCHVPLARGEVLKDPVIQKIANAHGKSAAQVALKWLIQQPDVGVVPRALEFSEIEENIDIFDFELSQDEMNQISALRDKNVRIVSPEVRRPVWDVE; via the coding sequence ATGCAACCAGCCAAGGCCCCAATCATCTCCGCGTTCGGCGCGCAGATTCCCGTCGTCGCTTATGGCACCATGCTATTTCCGGAACCCGAGCGAGCGGTTGACCTCATTGTCCATTCACTTGAATGTGGCTACCGGCACATCGACACGGCACGTAAATACGGCTCGGAACAATGGGTCGGCGAAGGGATCCGCGCCTCGGGCCTACCGCGTGAGGATATTTGGGTCACCACCAAGGTGACCGAGGAGAATGCGAAGGCCGACGACTTCGCGCGCTCGGTAGAGACTAGCCTAAAAACGCTTGGCCTCGACTATGTCGATTTGCTGTTGATCCACTGGCCACAGCCCAAGGTGCCGCTGGAGGAGACGCTCGGCGCGTTGGCAAAAGCCAGGCGCGAGGGGCTGGCGAAAAATATCGGAGTGTCCAACTTCACCATCTCCCTGCTTGACGAGGCGGTGAACAAATGTCCCGAGCCACTGTTCACCAACCAGATCGAGTATCACGCCTATATCCGCCAGGATAAGGTCATCGCCGCCAGCCGTAAGCATGGCATGCTCATCACCTGCCACGTGCCACTAGCGCGTGGGGAAGTGCTGAAGGATCCGGTGATCCAGAAGATCGCGAATGCCCACGGGAAGTCGGCCGCGCAGGTCGCGCTCAAATGGCTGATCCAGCAGCCGGATGTTGGCGTCGTACCGCGCGCGCTCGAATTCTCGGAGATTGAGGAAAATATCGACATATTTGACTTCGAACTCAGCCAGGACGAAATGAACCAGATATCGGCGCTGCGGGACAAGAACGTCCGCATCGTCAGTCCGGAAGTACGCCGCCCGGTCTGGGACGTGGAGTGA